One Bradysia coprophila strain Holo2 unplaced genomic scaffold, BU_Bcop_v1 contig_476, whole genome shotgun sequence genomic region harbors:
- the LOC119082752 gene encoding transient receptor potential cation channel protein painless-like produces MVFETERFETILIECIESRNEHQFQYILDELILNPNTRLKCFNGLSTFEKVLTIPNSRKLIELCVCNGCDFYKKNPDGIYPLRHAVGSLCADNLIAILKPNKESFTPLCDDHFVATQYSAIINEKSDGGNNYLHLLGNNITEDNYAELSEMIMAMLVNGCNVNLPNGQQETPFYLLLKNPIVENNLLTFIVDNVQIDYYAHNSKNIHTLMEERGLAARMSKKMDFTVDTNYMVQHLDDWHETQLVDNLKRWKRDTKDLDDGIMELLEAAIVKNLPEAVAILMDLGPDINGISKNGKFKMTPPFLACTFGHYEVMKVLLSNMNVSFQSTSLQRNLLHQIFSSEAIDPVDRQKTFDLIIADRRCTLDVINQPDSENRVPLLLACQHECDDIVKELLIRGAYIGYDSVLTYIKKDTLEEFLDECVKCSGDINDRDREIYIDYKFLMPPQRNEPEITPAYLICANSKLKEVILHPVMASFVLLKWRKIDFIVYFNLLVYFGFMIFLGYIIVDFHYVPNRFRYDEEYCDTTIEFHDIWMKVNLQYVFNIRSENVSDPNITITQLLFENRYAIRSLYNDTYNDNHFEKITNILSQWDSNLEIKEWKTRFRQYFAAHAFSYWFGIFGLTLMAGYEVVQCAMSYKKYFLKPINWLDILLILTSFFVLIGNWKLEYSHDDFKQLCVIMILLMAAQSIQLFSKVSAFSLSLHMAILNKVCRTFLKTFAPYLIFISAFGMSFFALNSAETSAHFSANEINIDDNIDGFSDTFTSTVSTIRMMLADFSVVHITSTDHFQGILFVAFMMLISIVLLNLLNALAISDTNRIMEVAEFVETKKRISTIRSYDNLHSFLKVSYANVFPKLTTIMITPNKNSFVKVKRRMQIVDNVTIPMQKTGKVSNFECLYDDWWFLKNELKPVTFDEKFINKILDFVKDRKQNDMDKINQELYELRAAQVDMCKAQEDIYKELLRISSQCEPSKTIEEVSHL; encoded by the exons ATGGTTTTTGAAACCGAACGTTTTGAG ACCATTCTGATTGAGTGTATTGAGTCGAGAAATGAGCACCAGTTTCAGTACATTCTGGACGAGCTGATATTGAATCCGAATACAAGGCTGAAATGTTTCAATGGACTGTCAACGTTCGAGAAAGTTCTAACGATACCGAATTCGAGGAAACTCATCGAGCTATGTGTTTGCAATGGATGCGATTTTTACAAG AAAAATCCTGATGGAATATATCCACTACGCCATGCCGTTGGTTCACTCTGCGCTGACAACCTAATCGCAATATTGAAGCCGAATAAAGAGTCCTTCACACCATTATGCGACGATCATTTTGTAGCCACTCAATATTCAGCgatcataaatgaaaaatcggaTGGAGGAAACAACTACCTCCATCTGTTGGGTAACAACATAACTGAAGACAATTACGCAGAACTTTCGGAAATGATTATGGCCATGCTGGTGAACGGTTGCAACGTGAATCTGCCGAACGGACAACAAGAAACGCCCTTTTATTTGCTGTTGAAGAATCCGatcgttgaaaataatttgttaaccTTCATCGTCGACAACGTACAAATCGACTATTATGCGCACAATAGCAAAAACATCCATACGTTGATGGAGGAACGAGGATTGGCAGCCCGAATGAGtaagaaaatggattttaccGTTGACACGAACTACATGGTCCAGCATCTTGACGACTGGCATGAGACACAATTGGTCGATAATCTTAAACGCTGGAAACGGGACACGAAAGACCTTGACGATGGGATCATGGAATTGTTAGAAGCTGCAATCGTTAAGAATTTACCCGAAGCTGTTGCCATTTTGATGGATCTTGGTCCGGACATCAAtggaatttcaaaaaatggcaaattcaaaatgacGCCGCCATTTTTGGCCTGTACGTTCGGACATTATGAAGTCATGAAGGTCCTACTTAGCAACATGAATGTGTCATTTCAGTCGACGAGTCTGCAAAGGAATCTGTTacatcaaatattttcttccgaAGCCATTGATCCTGTCGATCGCCAGAAAACCTTCGACCTAATTATCGCTGATCGACGATGCACGTTGGACGTGATTAATCAGCCCGATTCTGAAAATCGAGTGCCTCTGCTTCTCGCCTGCCAGCACGAATGCGATGACATTGTGAAGGAGCTGCTGATACGTGGAGCCTATATTGGCTATGACTCGGTATTGACTTACATCAAAAAGGACACCCTTGAAGAGTTCCTGGATGAATGCGTGAAGTGCTCCGGCGACATCAACGACAGAGACCGTGAAATTTACATTGACTACAAATTCTTGATGCCTCCGCAGAGAAATGAGCCGGAAATCACACCAGCTTATTTGATTTGTGCAAATTCGAAGCTGAAAGAAGTTATCTTACATCCAGTCATGGCTTCATTTGTGCTGCTCAAGTGGCGGAAGATCGACTTCATCGTTTATTTCAACCTTCTGGTCTATTTCGGTTTCATGATTTTCTTGGGCTACATCATCGTGGATTTTCACTATGTGCCCAATAGATTTAGGTACGACGAAGAATATTGCGACAccacaattgaatttcatgaCATATGGATGAAGGTAAATCTGCAGTATGTTTTCAATATTCGATCGGAGAACGTGAGTGACCCGAACATTACAATCACTCAATTGCTATTCGAGAACCGGTACGCAATACGTAGCTTATACAACGACACCTACAACGACaaccatttcgaaaaaattacCAATATCCTTAGCCAATGGGACTCAAATCTGGAAATTAAAGAATGGAAAACGCGATTTCGACAATATTTCGCCGCCCATGCGTTTTCTTATTGGTTCGGAATTTTTGGACTCACGTTGATGGCAGGCTACGAGGTTGTTCAGTGCGCTATGTCGTACAAGAAATACTTTCTTAAGCCGATTAATTGGCTGGATATTTTGCTGATCCTTACCTCTTTCTTCGTTCTCATCGGAAATTGGAAATTAGAATACTCACATGACGATTTCAAGCAATTGTGTGTTATCATGATTCTATTAATGGCCGCTCAGAGCATTCAGCTCTTTTCCAAAGTGTCCGCTTTTTCATTGTCTTTGCATATGGCAATACTGAACAAAGTGTGTCGAACATTCCTGAAAACCTTTGCCCCgtatctaatttttatttcggcATTCGGCATGAGCTTTTTTGCCTTGAATTCAGCGGAAACTTCAGCGCACTTCAGCGCCAACGAAATCAATATAGATGACAATATTGATGGATTTTCAGATACTTTCACATCGACAGTTTCCACTATTAGGATGATGTTAGCGGATTTTAGTGTCGTTCATATTACGAGCACCGACCATTTTCAAGGAATTCTATTTGTAGCATTCATGATGTtgatttcaattgttttgttgAATCTATTAAACGCTCTGGCAATCAGTGATACCAATCGAATAATGGAAGTGGCTGAATTTGTCGAAACAAAGAAACGAATTTCTACTATACGCAGCTATGATAACCTGCACTCGTTCCTCAAGGTGTCATACGCCAATGTGTTCCCCAAACTGACCACAATTATGATAACACCGAATAAAAACAGCTTCGTAAAAGTTAAACGAAGGATGCAGATTGTAGACAACGTTACCATTCCAATGCAAAAAACCGGAAAAGTCTCTAACTTTGAGTGTCTTTATGACGATTGgtggtttttgaaaaatgaattgaaaccTGTAACATTCGACGAGAAattcatcaacaaaattcttgatttTGTGAAAGATCGAAAACAGAATGACATGGATAAAATCAACCAAGAGCTGTATGAGCTCCGCGCCGCCCAGGTAGACATGTGCAAAGCTCAGGAAGACATTTACAAAGAATTACTGAGAATTTCAAGTCAATGCGAGCCGTCGAAGACAATTGAGGAAGTCTCCCATCTTTAA